A window of the Zeugodacus cucurbitae isolate PBARC_wt_2022May chromosome 2, idZeuCucr1.2, whole genome shotgun sequence genome harbors these coding sequences:
- the Orct2_4 gene encoding organic cation transporter-like protein translates to MGQPQMDFDAVLEKCGNFGRFQFLILLCFAMTNILSSMHYFSQTIISFTPEHWCYHEKLANVSFDEIRAVYAQTESPHCTLLDDVVDGKAIVAEVGQCRQWIYEYESGYRSVTSDLNWVCDDAFQSAVGQSLYFVGSVTGTVFFGFLADKVGRLPAMLCTTFTGAFGDFLTSFANNLPTFALFRFISGLSTDTLFYLMYIMVFEYLSPQKRTLGLNLITGVFYFIGLALSPWYALWSGSWRNYLYIASVPALIAIVYPFLICESAQWLIATHRYDRTVKCLKHVAKVNKREVKDEVFDEFLAYYQKKESDERKLKTTKDTFWGMFRTPRLRKFTIIMVIKSMIISLAVDVVSKNMEGMGTSPFLLFSATSVVYIIGGFSIILLQNRIGRKGMAFSTLLLSAIIVAVTGFLTAILDTDQHSTILAIMVGLGRYGAVVSYEAEAQYASEFIPTSVRGRGMANIHVAGFGFTSLSSYVIYLGYFYKPLPSIFVAIILFLGAILCLTLPETMNQKLPETLKDGEEFARHQRWYYFPCFDRKKECKDAEISDRT, encoded by the exons atgGGTCAGCCTCAAATGGATTTTGATGCGGTTTTGGAGAAGTGCGGCAACTTCGGACGCTTTCAGTTCCTCATATTATTATGTTTCGCGATGACGAATATCCTTTCGTCGATGCATTATTTTTCACAGACGATAATTAGTTTTACACCGGAGCATTG GTGCTATCATGAGAAATTGGCCAACGTCAGCTTTGACGAAATTCGCGCGGTTTACGCACAAACTGAGAGTCCTCACTGTACACTTCTCGACGATGTAGTCGATGGCAAGGCCATAGTTGCGGAAGTTGGTCAATGCAGACAATGGATCTACGAATATGAGAGTGGATACAGAAGCGTCACCTCGGAT CTCAATTGGGTGTGTGATGACGCCTTTCAGTCGGCTGTCGGTCAATCGCTGTACTTTGTGGGTTCCGTTACAGGAACAGTGTTTTTTGGATTCTTAGCCGATAAAGTTGGACGTCTGCCTGCAATGCTTTGCACAACTTTCACTGGCGCTTTTGGTGATTTTCTGACAAGTTTTGCTAATAATTTGCCAACATTTGCGCTATTCCGTTTCATATCCGGCTTATCCACAGACACCTTGTTCTATCTCATGTACATAATGG TGTTTGAATACTTGAGCCCACAGAAGCGTACACTCGGCTTGAACCTGATAACCGGTGTGTTCTATTTCATCGGTTTGGCACTCTCACCATGGTATGCGCTTTGGTCCGGTTCGTGGCGTAATTATTTGTACATCGCTTCCGTGCCCGCCTTGATTGCAATCGTTTACCCGTTTCTGATTTGTGAGAGCGCACAGTGGCTGATCGCAACACACCGATATGATCGCACCGTCAAATGTCTGAAACATGTTGCCAAAGTCAATAAGCGCGAAGTGAAAGACGAAGTATTCGACGAGTTCTTGGCGTATTATCAGAAGAAGGAAAGTGATGAGCGAAAATTGAAGACCACCAAGGACACCTTCTGGGGCATGTTCCGCACACCACGCTTGCGCAAATTCACCATTATAATGGTTATCAAATC CATGATCATCTCGCTCGCAGTTGATGTTGTCAGTAAGAATATGGAGGGCATGGGTACCTCACCATTTCTACTCTTCTCAGCTACTTCGGTGGTGTATATTATTGGTGGTTTTAGTATTATACTGCTACAGAATCGTATCGGTCGTAAAGGAATGGCTTTCAGCACATTACTTCTAAGCGCAATTATTGTTGCGGTTACTGGTTTTCTGACAGCCATACTCGACACCGACCAGCATTCCACTATTCTAGCCATTATGGTTGGTCTCGGCCGATATGGCGCTGTAGTAAGTTACGAGGCGGAGGCTCAATACGCTTCCGAATTTATACCGACCTCAGTACGCGGTCGTGGCATGGCCAATATACATGTTGCCGGTTTCGGTTTCACCAGCCTTAGTTCATATGTGATATACTTGGGCTATTTCTACAAACCACTGCCGTCCATCTTTGTCGCCATAATATTGTTTTTGGGTGCAATCTTATGTTTGACGCTACCCGAAACGATGAACCA GAAATTGCCCGAGACCTTGAAAGATGGCGAGGAGTTTGCGCGACACCAACGCTGGTACTACTTCCCATGCTTCGATAGGAAGAAGGAGTGCAAAGATGCTGAAATCAGCGATAGAACCTAG